A genomic window from Algoriphagus sp. Y33 includes:
- a CDS encoding ComEC/Rec2 family competence protein yields MRFADFPFLRYMPFILLGVFMGQSSWSPGAHILLLILSIIWVGYLILVLFRSPSNWLFQPSHLAYTALVAFGSLLVQYTKDQLSADLDLARSESYLGEVTRYDLQKLNSFENLLEVKSAFIEGEWMDLGGKILIYHQREEPLKPGEILLVKKKPEKIGGPLNPHEFDYKEYLARKGIYYRQFVGNDFQVISSGTDRGFLYFLIHLRHAIGQMLTAKIPDENSAQIALALLLGQKKELDPTIREAYTQAGVMHILAVSGLHVGIIYALFILMLRPLKLKIGKARMYLFCVVLVIWLYAFLTGLSSSVVRAATMFSLLTFGQMRERRPSIYNILAFSAILMITFNPYVIYEVGFQLSYLAVLGIVTIQPLILNLWLPKYKVLEYIWQLISVSLAAQLVTFPLSLYYFHVFPTYFLLGNLLILPLAFLIMQVGVPLMIFGWVPILGEVLGWILSRLIWTQNWLAEAIRFIPGGKLDRLTMDFSGMTLVWGMLLIILAWDFGSKRKLTWLGLSLTLLWSGFQLYSEVIIPHKELIVYQGKKSLLLDFYTYGGVYSWNQGLDAGEISYSVEPNRIRKHWPQIPKSLMAAREDSDTIQFVGAEFTFYPKDNKIQFLSTPKSIHFWSEGRWVPKPVRDSLVADSLAYRILF; encoded by the coding sequence ATGAGATTTGCAGACTTTCCGTTTTTAAGGTACATGCCCTTTATATTACTTGGGGTTTTTATGGGGCAATCAAGTTGGTCTCCAGGCGCTCACATACTGCTATTGATTTTGAGCATAATTTGGGTTGGATATCTGATACTGGTCCTTTTCCGATCACCAAGTAATTGGCTCTTTCAGCCTAGCCACTTGGCCTATACCGCTTTGGTCGCTTTTGGTTCCCTGCTTGTTCAATATACAAAAGATCAACTTTCTGCCGATTTGGACTTAGCCCGATCAGAATCTTATCTGGGAGAAGTGACTAGGTATGATCTGCAAAAACTAAATTCATTTGAGAATTTGCTTGAGGTGAAATCAGCGTTCATCGAGGGAGAATGGATGGATCTTGGAGGGAAAATCTTGATATATCATCAGCGTGAAGAACCTTTAAAACCCGGAGAGATACTTTTGGTAAAGAAAAAACCCGAAAAAATAGGTGGACCACTTAACCCCCATGAGTTTGATTACAAGGAGTACTTGGCTAGAAAGGGAATTTATTACCGGCAGTTTGTAGGGAATGATTTTCAGGTGATTTCATCTGGGACTGATAGGGGTTTCCTTTACTTTTTGATACATCTCAGGCATGCCATTGGGCAAATGCTCACCGCAAAAATCCCTGACGAAAACTCCGCCCAAATTGCATTGGCTTTACTTTTGGGACAGAAAAAAGAACTTGACCCGACTATACGGGAAGCCTATACCCAGGCAGGAGTAATGCATATTTTGGCAGTTTCTGGACTTCATGTGGGCATTATTTATGCGCTTTTTATTTTGATGTTGAGGCCTTTAAAGCTGAAGATAGGAAAGGCTAGGATGTACCTTTTCTGTGTTGTTTTGGTGATTTGGCTTTATGCTTTCCTTACCGGCTTATCTTCTTCGGTGGTTCGGGCGGCCACTATGTTTTCATTGCTTACTTTTGGACAAATGCGCGAACGCCGTCCGTCCATCTATAATATCTTGGCGTTCTCGGCGATTCTGATGATTACGTTCAATCCGTACGTGATTTATGAAGTTGGCTTTCAATTGTCTTATTTGGCCGTGTTGGGAATTGTGACGATCCAGCCGTTGATTTTGAACTTATGGCTGCCTAAATATAAAGTGCTTGAATATATCTGGCAATTAATCTCGGTGAGCCTTGCCGCTCAACTGGTCACTTTTCCCCTGTCACTGTATTATTTCCATGTATTTCCGACGTACTTTTTATTGGGTAATTTATTGATTCTTCCTCTGGCCTTTTTGATTATGCAAGTAGGAGTTCCTTTGATGATTTTTGGGTGGGTTCCTATTTTGGGAGAGGTATTAGGGTGGATTTTGAGCCGGTTGATTTGGACTCAAAATTGGCTAGCGGAGGCCATTCGGTTTATTCCGGGTGGTAAGTTGGACCGTCTGACCATGGATTTTTCAGGTATGACTTTGGTGTGGGGAATGTTATTGATCATACTGGCATGGGATTTTGGTTCAAAGAGGAAATTGACTTGGCTGGGGCTCAGCCTTACCTTGCTCTGGTCTGGATTTCAACTGTATTCAGAAGTGATAATTCCTCACAAAGAATTAATCGTATATCAGGGAAAGAAATCCCTGCTTCTGGATTTCTATACTTATGGTGGTGTTTATTCTTGGAATCAAGGACTGGATGCCGGCGAAATCAGCTATTCTGTAGAGCCGAACCGGATCCGGAAACATTGGCCGCAGATTCCGAAATCATTAATGGCTGCCCGGGAAGATTCGGATACCATACAGTTTGTTGGAGCTGAATTCACTTTTTATCCAAAAGACAATAAAATACAATTTCTGAGTACTCCTAAATCGATCCATTTTTGGTCAGAAGGAAGATGGGTGCCCAAGCCTGTAAGGGATTCACTTGTTGCTGATTCTTTAGCTTACCGAATACTTTTCTGA
- a CDS encoding DUF3575 domain-containing protein gives MKKSIFTLVFALAFVGLGFSQAVLSSSDSYSGGYSNEIHANFLTLIWFGSVEIGYERYLSDDHSLEFKGFINDRFGFNSESDGKQYKTNSIQASMNFYFGNGSSGRFFLFPLAKIRFGDFEEPSNGGRSTTDMTAFILGAGAGYKWELSKNFAFGPFLNIGRNFNDDVADRFSAIELNGGFNLGYRF, from the coding sequence ATGAAAAAGTCAATTTTTACGCTAGTGTTTGCGCTTGCTTTTGTAGGATTAGGATTCTCACAAGCAGTTTTATCCAGTAGTGATTCGTACAGTGGAGGCTATTCAAATGAGATTCATGCCAATTTCCTTACCTTAATTTGGTTTGGATCTGTAGAAATAGGATACGAACGCTATTTGAGTGATGATCATTCTTTAGAATTCAAGGGTTTTATAAACGACCGCTTTGGCTTTAATTCAGAATCAGACGGTAAACAGTACAAGACCAATTCTATACAAGCATCAATGAATTTTTATTTTGGTAATGGCAGTAGTGGGCGGTTTTTCTTGTTTCCGCTTGCTAAAATCCGCTTTGGGGATTTTGAAGAGCCTTCAAATGGAGGAAGAAGTACTACCGATATGACTGCATTTATTTTAGGTGCAGGTGCCGGTTATAAGTGGGAGCTTTCTAAAAACTTTGCCTTTGGCCCGTTCTTAAATATTGGGAGAAACTTCAACGATGACGTAGCTGATCGTTTTTCGGCTATCGAATTGAATGGGGGCTTCAACTTGGGCTATAGATTCTAA
- a CDS encoding GNAT family N-acetyltransferase → MSLKVEKITRDDQLKSAFWIREQVFVIEQEVDPKEEYDEFESISKHFLACLDDKPVGTARWRITSNGVKLERFAVMKDARGKGVGQALVAAVLSDIKENPDTQGRKKYLHAQLTAVPLYSKFGFEKEGDMFEECNILHYKMQLA, encoded by the coding sequence ATGAGTCTCAAAGTAGAAAAAATCACCCGTGACGATCAGTTGAAATCTGCATTTTGGATAAGAGAGCAGGTGTTTGTGATTGAGCAAGAGGTGGATCCCAAAGAGGAATACGACGAGTTTGAAAGCATTTCTAAACATTTTCTCGCTTGTCTTGATGATAAACCCGTAGGTACGGCCCGTTGGAGAATTACATCGAATGGAGTGAAGCTTGAGCGTTTTGCCGTAATGAAAGATGCCCGCGGAAAGGGAGTGGGGCAGGCTTTGGTGGCAGCAGTTTTGTCGGATATCAAAGAAAATCCTGATACTCAAGGGAGAAAAAAATACCTTCATGCTCAGCTCACTGCTGTTCCCCTCTATTCAAAATTTGGTTTTGAGAAAGAGGGAGATATGTTTGAAGAGTGTAATATTTTGCATTATAAAATGCAATTGGCTTAA
- a CDS encoding PhoH family protein, with translation MVEKVITLENVPLAEFLGEANENIRQIAAAFPQSKIISRGNEIRIQGGAPEILRINDVLNLLLEHIDRFGHISPENVKDYLDVEGVPFEEANRDQVIVFGNKGLVIKPKSANQRKLVVSAMENDLVFALGPAGTGKTYIAVALAVRALKNREVKRIIITRPAVEAGENLGFLPGDLQEKLDPYLRPIYDALQDMVPPEKLKYYQETRVIEIAPLAYMRGRTLHDAFVLLDEAQNTTNEQIKMFLTRMGPNSKVIITGDQTQVDLPIRQKSGLTEALKILKDVKGIGIVNLSGKDVIRHRLVKSIIEAYEKDHYYKEQEKNESQSRKNHP, from the coding sequence TTGGTCGAAAAAGTAATCACATTAGAAAATGTCCCCTTGGCAGAATTTTTAGGCGAAGCCAATGAGAATATCCGTCAAATTGCCGCTGCCTTTCCCCAGAGCAAGATTATTTCCCGGGGCAATGAGATCAGAATTCAGGGCGGAGCTCCTGAAATCTTGAGGATTAATGATGTCCTTAATCTTTTGCTTGAGCATATTGACCGGTTTGGTCACATCTCGCCGGAGAATGTAAAAGACTACCTGGATGTGGAAGGCGTACCTTTCGAGGAAGCGAATCGGGATCAGGTAATTGTCTTTGGCAACAAGGGACTGGTGATCAAGCCAAAGTCTGCCAACCAGCGGAAATTGGTTGTGTCGGCAATGGAGAATGATCTGGTGTTTGCCTTGGGACCGGCGGGTACGGGCAAAACCTATATTGCAGTTGCCTTGGCTGTCCGTGCATTGAAGAACCGTGAGGTCAAGCGGATCATTATTACCAGACCGGCCGTGGAAGCGGGAGAAAATCTTGGATTTTTGCCAGGCGATCTTCAAGAGAAACTGGATCCATATTTAAGACCGATTTATGATGCGCTTCAGGATATGGTACCACCGGAAAAACTTAAGTACTATCAAGAAACCCGTGTTATAGAAATTGCTCCGTTGGCATATATGCGTGGACGAACGCTCCATGATGCATTTGTTTTGCTGGATGAAGCACAGAACACTACCAATGAGCAGATTAAGATGTTCTTGACCCGGATGGGGCCAAATTCCAAAGTGATCATCACCGGAGATCAGACACAGGTGGATTTGCCTATAAGGCAAAAAAGCGGATTGACGGAGGCCCTTAAGATCCTAAAAGACGTAAAGGGAATTGGTATTGTAAATCTTAGTGGAAAAGATGTAATCAGGCATAGGCTGGTAAAATCCATTATAGAAGCTTACGAAAAAGATCATTATTATAAAGAACAGGAAAAAAATGAGTCTCAAAGTAGAAAAAATCACCCGTGA
- a CDS encoding S-adenosyl-l-methionine hydroxide adenosyltransferase family protein, which produces MALVTFLSDFGDKDYYVPAVKAKMLAVNPQLNIIDISHNIETFDIAHAAFVLRSTFRDFPKGTVHLVSINTTGSITHGYIGVKLEEHIFIGPNNGILSLLADHEPGIMVQFADIHLKDSTFPTKDILAPIAAKVASGAAIHDFGGPLANFRKLMSRHPKATREHIIGHVLRVDRYGNLITNINRAVFDKLNPGKFTIEFGRESVNKLHKGYDQVEPGDCFAFFNSLDLLEIGINHGHGSDLLGLKYDSVVYITFLS; this is translated from the coding sequence ATGGCATTGGTGACATTCCTCTCAGATTTTGGGGACAAAGATTACTACGTACCGGCAGTAAAAGCTAAAATGCTTGCCGTAAATCCACAATTAAACATCATCGATATTTCGCACAATATCGAGACGTTTGATATTGCCCATGCTGCATTTGTGCTACGTTCTACTTTCAGGGATTTCCCAAAGGGCACCGTGCATTTGGTTTCTATAAATACCACCGGAAGCATTACCCATGGGTATATCGGTGTAAAGCTCGAAGAACATATTTTCATCGGTCCGAACAACGGGATCTTAAGTCTGCTGGCTGATCATGAGCCGGGAATTATGGTTCAGTTTGCCGACATACATTTGAAAGACTCCACATTCCCTACTAAGGATATCTTAGCCCCTATAGCCGCAAAAGTGGCCAGCGGTGCAGCAATTCATGATTTTGGCGGACCCCTGGCAAACTTCCGAAAACTCATGTCCCGCCATCCAAAAGCTACCCGTGAGCATATCATCGGGCATGTGCTTCGCGTGGATCGCTATGGCAATCTGATCACAAATATCAACAGGGCCGTTTTCGACAAGTTGAATCCAGGCAAATTCACCATAGAATTTGGTAGGGAATCTGTCAACAAACTACACAAAGGCTACGATCAGGTAGAACCGGGAGACTGTTTTGCGTTTTTCAACAGCCTGGATTTACTTGAAATTGGGATCAATCACGGTCACGGAAGTGATTTGCTCGGATTGAAATACGACAGTGTAGTCTACATAACGTTCCTTTCCTAA
- a CDS encoding putative quinol monooxygenase has translation MLIRIVRMTFKPDAVDLFLQYFHSNKNSIRNFAGCHHLELWQDENEKNIFLTCSHWESEEKLNQYRDSELFKSVWAFTKALFSEKPQAFSSKKLEEVEK, from the coding sequence ATGCTGATTAGAATTGTTCGGATGACGTTCAAACCTGATGCGGTAGATCTTTTCTTGCAATACTTCCACTCCAACAAGAATTCCATTCGAAATTTCGCCGGTTGCCATCACTTGGAACTCTGGCAGGATGAAAACGAGAAAAATATTTTCCTAACCTGTAGCCATTGGGAAAGCGAGGAAAAACTAAATCAATACCGTGACTCTGAGCTTTTTAAATCTGTGTGGGCATTTACCAAAGCACTCTTTTCAGAAAAGCCTCAAGCTTTCAGTTCAAAAAAACTGGAAGAAGTGGAAAAATGA
- a CDS encoding aminotransferase class V-fold PLP-dependent enzyme: protein MDSQKHLFNLDQDIHYLNCGSKSPLLKSAEAAAIAALIQARNPFQITPEDFFALPKEVKARFAELINCDPLQVALIPSSSYGFATALGNVSCAPGQHAIVLEDEFPSGYFSLKSWCHKNQAELKVVGPDKEALTQGESWNKNLLDSITPETAVVLMSSIHWMNGLKFDLESIGQKCKTVGAIFIVDGTQSVGAVEMDVKRFKIDALICASYKWLFGSYGIGISYFGHAFDGGQPLEESWMNRTNSQDFGNLTNYDHEYTEDSGRYNVGEMSNFILLPMLNEGLKQINEWTVVEIERYCRELTIPLYEYLKSRNVVLEKESYTSHHLFGLKLPEDIDAELLMDNLQKNRVFVSNRGENLRVSVNVFNTEADIDKLIQVLEASRAS, encoded by the coding sequence ATGGATTCTCAGAAACACCTATTTAATCTTGATCAGGATATTCATTACCTCAATTGTGGTTCCAAATCTCCACTGTTGAAGTCGGCTGAGGCTGCTGCCATAGCAGCACTTATTCAGGCTAGAAATCCTTTTCAAATTACACCTGAAGATTTTTTCGCATTGCCCAAAGAAGTGAAAGCACGATTTGCAGAGTTGATAAACTGTGATCCGCTTCAGGTTGCTTTGATTCCTTCAAGTTCTTACGGCTTTGCAACGGCATTGGGTAATGTTTCTTGTGCTCCTGGGCAGCATGCCATCGTTTTGGAAGATGAATTTCCCAGCGGGTATTTTTCACTGAAATCATGGTGTCATAAAAATCAAGCTGAACTTAAAGTAGTCGGGCCTGACAAAGAAGCTCTAACGCAGGGAGAAAGCTGGAATAAAAATCTGCTGGATAGCATCACCCCGGAGACCGCCGTGGTGCTGATGTCATCCATTCACTGGATGAATGGACTGAAATTCGATCTGGAGAGTATAGGCCAGAAATGTAAAACCGTGGGAGCGATTTTTATTGTGGATGGTACCCAGTCCGTGGGAGCTGTTGAGATGGATGTCAAGCGATTTAAAATTGATGCCTTGATCTGTGCGAGTTACAAATGGCTTTTTGGTTCTTATGGAATAGGGATTTCCTATTTCGGTCATGCTTTTGACGGAGGGCAACCATTGGAAGAATCGTGGATGAACCGCACCAATTCACAGGATTTTGGAAATTTGACCAACTACGATCATGAGTATACGGAGGATTCCGGGCGTTACAATGTGGGGGAGATGAGTAATTTTATTCTTTTGCCTATGCTTAATGAGGGCCTGAAACAGATTAATGAATGGACTGTCGTGGAAATAGAACGTTATTGTCGTGAGCTGACCATACCACTTTATGAGTATTTGAAAAGCCGGAATGTAGTGCTTGAAAAGGAGTCGTATACTTCCCATCATCTCTTCGGGTTAAAATTGCCGGAGGATATTGATGCTGAACTTTTGATGGATAATCTGCAGAAAAACAGAGTCTTTGTTTCTAATCGTGGAGAAAATCTGCGGGTTTCTGTCAATGTTTTTAATACAGAAGCAGATATTGACAAGCTGATTCAGGTGTTGGAGGCAAGTAGAGCATCGTAA
- a CDS encoding EcsC family protein, protein MDAYLHYAHAELALWQYEMKKKPSLGGRLTHGVQSKINSWIPEKVHKAITLAIENMVKVVITGSSWIVPRPHESLTFKQREFKVRSRIKWYRNTASVEGAVTGAGGILMGFADFPAFLTIKMKMLFDIAALYGFDTKDFHERLFLLYVFQLSFSSQQRRNDLVGLVENWEEYRDSLPKDLKEFDWKTFQLDYRDYIDLAKLAQLIPIIGAGVGAIANYRLTEHLGKYAMNAYRLRVLE, encoded by the coding sequence ATGGACGCCTATTTACATTATGCCCATGCTGAGCTTGCTCTTTGGCAATATGAAATGAAGAAAAAGCCAAGCCTAGGAGGACGCCTAACCCATGGAGTTCAGAGCAAAATCAATAGCTGGATCCCGGAAAAGGTTCATAAGGCTATTACTCTAGCAATAGAAAACATGGTCAAAGTGGTGATCACCGGTTCAAGTTGGATTGTTCCCAGGCCACATGAAAGCCTGACATTCAAACAACGGGAATTTAAAGTACGAAGTAGGATTAAATGGTACCGCAATACGGCTTCTGTAGAAGGAGCAGTCACCGGTGCAGGAGGAATTCTTATGGGGTTTGCGGATTTTCCTGCTTTTCTGACCATCAAAATGAAAATGCTTTTTGACATCGCGGCACTCTATGGCTTTGATACCAAGGATTTTCATGAGCGACTCTTTCTGCTTTACGTTTTTCAGCTTAGTTTTTCCAGTCAGCAGAGGCGGAATGACTTGGTAGGGCTTGTGGAAAATTGGGAAGAATACAGAGACAGCTTGCCCAAGGATCTGAAAGAGTTTGACTGGAAGACCTTTCAGTTGGATTACAGGGACTATATCGACTTGGCGAAACTGGCACAACTGATTCCGATTATAGGGGCGGGAGTGGGTGCGATTGCAAATTATCGACTTACCGAGCATTTAGGCAAATACGCAATGAACGCTTATCGATTACGTGTGTTAGAATGA
- a CDS encoding M14 metallopeptidase family protein, whose amino-acid sequence MLMRLRTTLLILFISFSLGVFAQNVPTPKAHFGFDIGDDYKLANFTQTEAYFKKVAEVSDRVRMVEIGKTEYGRSQPMMIVTAPDNFAKLDEYKEISQKLAHAEITREEAEKLSVEGKPVVWIDGGLHANEVVGPHQLIETLYQLASKNDAETLKILDNVIILLVHANPDGMEIMSDWYMRKDDPAARDQNIPILYQKYVGHDNNRDFYMNNMSEAANMSLQQYVEWIPQIIYNHHQTAPAGAVVAGPPYRDPFNHVFDPLIITSLDAVGAAMINRMHQEDKPGYTRLDGSVFSTWWNGGLRTTPYYHNIIGILTEIIGNPTPYNVPLVPERLIPNNGTPYPVTPQEWHFRRSIDYSVSLNYAIFNHAVRHGDELLLNIYLMGRKSIEKGSQDNWTMYPKYAQAVQEAFDNSRKSEDGETNPRSGLPTQFYDSIYTDPVNRDPRAYILSAGQPDFPTAVKFMNALIKSGILVEKATADFTVNGKNYPANSFIVKTAQAFRPHVIDMFEPQDHPNDFLYPGGPPIRPYDAAGWTLALQMGVEVDRMYEGIDGPFERIPYGEIQSPPAKTLANGSGYLLDARNNNSFMAVNDLLKANLKVYRTTAVVDGLPAGSFYVSGGKKELELAAKEYGVYPVPASMPKGVTQIHPARVALYDYYGGSMPSGWVRWMLEQFHFEYQLVFPKEIDAGNLKDKYDVMLFIGPGIPGADSRGYSRAQPKPEEIDEKYHHMLGSFTAAESVPRLKKFIEDGGEVISVGAATELAYHFGLPVEDALVEIGADGKPKPLSGEKYYVPGSVLEMHVDNSFPINYGMRDEAYIMFNRSPVFKLSPSAGNKGVKPIAWFGDEEPLRSGWAWGQSYLKNGVTAFEAQLGKGKFYAFGPEITFRAQSHGTFKMLFNGLYK is encoded by the coding sequence ATGCTTATGAGATTAAGAACTACACTGCTTATTCTGTTTATATCCTTTTCATTAGGAGTATTTGCCCAGAATGTGCCCACGCCAAAAGCTCATTTTGGCTTTGATATAGGAGATGATTACAAGCTGGCAAATTTCACTCAGACGGAAGCTTACTTCAAGAAAGTAGCCGAAGTGAGTGACCGGGTGAGGATGGTGGAAATCGGCAAAACCGAGTATGGAAGATCTCAGCCGATGATGATCGTGACTGCACCTGATAATTTTGCTAAGCTAGATGAATACAAAGAAATCTCCCAGAAGCTCGCCCATGCCGAAATTACCAGAGAAGAGGCAGAAAAGCTCTCGGTAGAAGGCAAGCCCGTTGTGTGGATAGACGGCGGATTACATGCTAATGAAGTGGTAGGGCCTCATCAGCTGATAGAAACCTTGTATCAATTAGCTTCAAAGAATGATGCTGAGACACTGAAAATCCTCGATAATGTAATCATTCTTCTTGTGCATGCCAACCCTGATGGAATGGAAATCATGTCAGACTGGTACATGAGAAAGGATGATCCGGCAGCCCGTGATCAGAACATCCCGATTCTCTATCAAAAGTATGTAGGGCATGACAATAACCGTGACTTCTACATGAATAACATGAGTGAAGCTGCAAATATGTCTCTTCAGCAATATGTAGAGTGGATTCCGCAAATTATTTACAATCACCATCAGACGGCTCCTGCTGGCGCAGTAGTGGCAGGGCCGCCTTACCGTGATCCTTTCAATCACGTGTTTGATCCGCTGATCATCACCAGTTTGGATGCTGTGGGTGCAGCAATGATCAATAGAATGCATCAGGAAGATAAACCCGGCTATACAAGATTGGACGGCTCCGTGTTCTCAACTTGGTGGAATGGTGGCTTAAGAACCACCCCGTATTACCATAATATAATCGGTATTTTGACAGAAATCATCGGGAATCCTACTCCATACAACGTGCCTTTGGTGCCTGAACGATTGATTCCAAACAATGGAACCCCGTATCCGGTGACTCCTCAGGAGTGGCATTTTAGGAGATCTATAGACTATTCGGTGTCTTTGAATTACGCAATCTTCAATCATGCTGTGCGACATGGGGATGAATTACTTCTTAATATTTACCTGATGGGTAGAAAATCCATCGAAAAGGGGAGTCAGGATAATTGGACAATGTATCCAAAGTATGCTCAGGCGGTACAAGAAGCATTTGATAATTCCCGGAAGAGTGAGGACGGTGAAACTAATCCCAGATCAGGGTTGCCAACCCAGTTTTATGACTCTATATATACAGATCCTGTGAATAGAGATCCCAGAGCTTATATTCTTTCAGCCGGTCAGCCAGACTTTCCGACGGCTGTGAAATTCATGAATGCATTAATCAAGTCGGGGATTTTGGTAGAGAAAGCTACGGCTGATTTTACTGTCAATGGCAAAAACTATCCTGCCAATTCTTTTATTGTCAAAACAGCACAGGCTTTTCGTCCACATGTGATAGATATGTTTGAACCACAGGATCACCCGAATGATTTTCTTTACCCGGGTGGGCCTCCGATCAGACCGTATGATGCGGCAGGATGGACTTTGGCATTGCAAATGGGTGTGGAAGTGGATAGAATGTATGAAGGTATTGATGGACCCTTCGAGCGTATTCCGTACGGAGAGATCCAGTCTCCGCCGGCAAAAACTCTTGCAAATGGCTCAGGCTACCTGCTTGATGCGAGAAACAACAACAGTTTCATGGCGGTGAATGATTTGCTGAAAGCAAACCTGAAGGTTTATAGAACGACTGCTGTGGTAGACGGATTGCCTGCGGGATCCTTTTACGTAAGTGGAGGGAAAAAAGAATTGGAACTGGCAGCGAAAGAATACGGGGTGTATCCGGTTCCGGCTTCTATGCCAAAAGGGGTCACTCAGATACATCCAGCCCGTGTTGCCTTGTATGACTACTATGGTGGATCCATGCCTTCGGGCTGGGTGAGATGGATGCTCGAGCAGTTCCATTTTGAATACCAACTCGTATTTCCTAAGGAGATAGATGCCGGTAATTTGAAGGATAAGTACGATGTGATGCTGTTTATTGGGCCTGGTATTCCCGGTGCAGACTCTCGCGGTTATTCCAGAGCGCAACCAAAACCTGAAGAAATTGATGAGAAATATCATCATATGTTGGGCAGTTTTACTGCCGCAGAATCAGTTCCCCGGCTAAAGAAATTCATAGAGGATGGAGGAGAGGTCATATCGGTGGGGGCTGCCACCGAGCTGGCATACCACTTTGGCCTTCCCGTGGAAGATGCGCTGGTAGAGATTGGGGCTGATGGAAAACCCAAGCCTCTAAGCGGCGAGAAATACTATGTGCCGGGCTCAGTTTTGGAAATGCATGTAGATAATTCTTTTCCGATTAACTATGGTATGAGAGATGAAGCCTACATCATGTTCAACAGAAGTCCAGTTTTCAAATTGTCACCTTCTGCAGGAAATAAGGGGGTGAAACCGATTGCATGGTTTGGAGATGAAGAGCCGCTGAGAAGTGGTTGGGCATGGGGCCAGTCTTACCTGAAAAACGGGGTGACGGCTTTTGAAGCTCAACTGGGTAAAGGGAAATTCTACGCCTTTGGTCCGGAGATTACCTTTAGAGCCCAGTCGCATGGGACATTCAAAATGCTGTTTAACGGGCTTTACAAATAA
- a CDS encoding ribose-phosphate pyrophosphokinase: MSEVKIFSGTNSQSLAEKIAKNYGKKLGDLTLSKFSDGELSPSFNESIRGCTVFLVQSTTPPSDNLLELCLMIDAAKRASAYKVCAVIPYFGYARQDRKDRPRVSIAAKAIANMITSAGADRIMTCDLHAGQIQGFFDIPLDHLNGSAIFVPYLNSLRLPNMIFASPDVGGVARARAYAKHFEVEMVVCDKHRKRANEIASMQVIGDVEGKDVILVDDLVDTAGTLCKAAQIVMEKGATSVRAIATHGVLSGKAYENIENSVLEELVITDTITPKQQSSKIKVLTVADLFAKAIHAVTGNTSISSLFI, translated from the coding sequence ATGTCCGAGGTTAAAATCTTTTCAGGCACCAATAGCCAGTCACTTGCAGAGAAAATCGCCAAAAACTACGGCAAAAAGCTGGGCGATCTTACGCTGTCCAAGTTCAGTGATGGCGAATTGTCCCCGAGCTTCAATGAATCCATCAGAGGCTGTACCGTCTTTTTGGTTCAAAGCACCACCCCGCCGAGTGACAATCTTTTGGAGCTTTGTTTGATGATTGATGCAGCCAAAAGAGCCAGTGCATATAAGGTATGCGCAGTGATTCCTTATTTTGGATACGCCAGGCAAGACCGGAAAGATAGGCCAAGAGTATCCATCGCCGCTAAGGCAATCGCCAATATGATCACCTCTGCAGGAGCAGACAGAATCATGACATGTGACCTTCACGCAGGACAAATTCAAGGTTTTTTCGACATACCTTTGGATCATTTGAATGGATCAGCTATCTTTGTGCCCTATTTGAATTCGCTGAGGCTTCCGAATATGATTTTTGCATCCCCGGATGTAGGAGGAGTAGCGAGAGCAAGGGCTTACGCCAAGCATTTTGAAGTAGAAATGGTGGTCTGTGACAAGCACAGAAAAAGAGCCAACGAGATTGCTTCCATGCAAGTAATCGGGGATGTAGAGGGTAAGGATGTGATTCTAGTAGATGATTTGGTGGATACCGCAGGTACGCTCTGTAAGGCTGCACAAATCGTCATGGAAAAAGGAGCTACTTCAGTAAGAGCTATAGCAACCCATGGTGTACTCTCCGGAAAAGCTTACGAAAATATCGAAAACTCAGTACTGGAAGAATTGGTCATCACTGACACCATCACTCCGAAACAACAATCATCCAAAATCAAAGTTTTGACAGTCGCAGACCTATTCGCAAAGGCTATTCACGCCGTTACAGGAAATACTTCTATCAGTTCTTTGTTTATCTAA